The Malus domestica chromosome 17, GDT2T_hap1 genome contains the following window.
TCAAGTGTCAACAAAAGATATAATTAACATAGAGATTACTAAGAGCTCGTTTAAAAGTGcatttaaaataactgaaaacgtTTTTTTCAGAAAgcatttaagtatttttttttttaaatttacttgtatttttacaaagattaatttcaaaaataattttattaaaaacatttttaactattttaaaataatttccaaACGAACTCTTAGTCTGAAAGCGTTCTCGCTAATATCACAGCTTCaataattaataattgattATTACAACCATGCCTTTTTTAATCTTCCAACTTAACACCGTCCTATATAAAAGCATACAAGGAAGCCAAAGAGCCACAACCAGCAATTCTCAAACGCACCAAGAGCGtccaaaaaaattatcctacgacaagaaaatatgcaaaacgACGATTTCGAACAGGGACTCGTCTGTCCCAGCTTCAGCTGCTACTCCTCCGACAAACTAGCAGATGCCGCCGCCAAGGTCTGTCGGGAATTGGACCACCTCAATTTGGTCGATGAATCGGAGTCCGGTCAGTTAGCAGACTGTAAAAATGACAGCGAGTCCGCGACCGCcgacgaggaggaggaggatgagttCGAATTCGTGTCCTTTCAGAAATCCGCCGACCAGGTTTTCTTCGACGACCGCCAGATCGGCCCCGTTTTTCCCGTGTTCAACCGCGACCTCCTGCAGGATAAAAGTCAACGTGTTCTCCTCGCCGGCGGTCGGAATGATAAAAAGGTGGAGGACGACGACGATGGTGTGCCGTCATCGTCATCGTCCGAAGTGGACGAGCTGGAGGCGGTCCCACCGGGGACGTACTGCGTGTGGATGCCGAAATCCGCGTCGGCAGAAGCGCGTGGGAAGTGCAAGAAGAGTAAGTCGACCGGAACATCGTCGTCCGGAACGTCGTCGTCTCGGCGTTGGAGCCTCCGGGATTTGCTTCGGCGGAGCAACAGCGAAGGCGGCAAGAACATGGTGTTCTTGACCCCTTTGTCGTCCACCTCCAAGAAAGTGGAAGACAACAGGGAAACCAAAAAGAGCTCCGGGTCGGGAACCGGGTCGACATCTGGGTCTGATGGGCCCAGGAAAAAGCCCAGTAAAGGCTCAAACTCGTTGTCGATGGCTCACGAGGCGTTCTATGTGAGGAACAAGACGGTGGCAAAGGACGGGTACAACAAGCGGCGTTCGTATCTTCCATACAGGCAGGACCTGGTTGGGTTCTTTGCTAGTGTGAACGCCATGAGTGGAAGCTTCCCACCTGCTCTCTGAAAATCTGATAGTAAATAAATTTTGTCCTCGCTGGCAATAagcttaattattattaattaacttTTGCTAATCCTAGTTAGTTTGAGGGTTATGCCTAGTTATTTACACAATTTTCGACTTAATTTAAGTGTACAGGTTAATTAGTGTACTAAAAAGTTCGAAGTTTTTTATCCTTTGCTGTaacttgtttgatattttatataGCGAGATTAACTTTATATCTTTTACATTGGAGGGCAAATTTTGATAATCATACTTATATTTGTTGAATTTGTCACATGATCACATCTTCTTTTGTTGAGTTACCGATTCTCTCtatttttgaatttgattaTACAATCATACTTTGTGCTGCTGAAAGAAGAGCAGCAAGTGTTGCTGAAACCCAATCACAAAGAGACAAACGTCTAATAATGGTTTTCAGTTTCTATAATGTAGACATGTGTTCATTTGTGATTAGTTTTTCAACCGCACTTGCTGCTTTTCTTTCAGCAGCAAAGCATTGCTCTTGATTATGTATCTATTTTATTTGCTAAGAATTGATCAGATAGTTGTATACCGCTCAATTCCCCTCAGTGTCGGCATGATCTATTGAAATTGTACAACCTATTATAATTGTACATGCAGATTATAAAACGCACTAGACATGACGTAGGACGATTGTTAACTATTGGTGTATGTATTAACTTTGCCTTCTGTTATTTCATAGAAGAAGGCTTTGCATTTTTAGTGTGCCTAGCTGAGAAGTCAATTTAATTAGGCTTCATATCAATTACCTCCAATGGTGTTGATGTATGTCTTTACTCTGTGATAAAACCTTTTTAATGTGCCAAGTTTACAAGTCAATTTTAGGTTTCATATCCTTTTCCTCCAAGTAATGAAATTGTCttttgaagatttttttttggtgCCAATGGCaagagttttatttttattttttaacaaacgatattatctacattaaggagaTGAGAAGTGGActaaacctcacaatgagcCAACAATAATGCAGTTCAAATTTgcttttggcgagaattgaacctaagatctttcacttataaatgaagatgaataccattaaactgtagtactaagttgCAATGACGAGAGTTATATATTAAGAGAAAGTCGATAATGACCAAACAAAACTGATTtggttattttataaataaataaattcatatGCTAACCGGTCTCTCATCCTTACTTCCGGAGGAGTTCTCAACTCACCACTCATGACATGTTTATTGTATTTAATTGTTGGAAATGTACcttaaaaatcaattatgagatttaatttaattgaatgaaaaagatCATTGCTTAACATCgtcttattaaattttatacgcTTAAACAGTAAATCCAAATAATATGTAATAGAGAAAATCTAATCAAAGGAAGCTAGATTCATGATACCTTTATTTCTCGAATACATTTATGCAACGAGGTATCTACAATGGTAAAAagaattatattaaattaacaaaTTCTTTCCTTCATTATTAACACATACGGAATCAAAAGATAAGTGGATTAATTAGCTATTACACACCTCAACAATCAGGTATTACAGGGCAGTTTATTCCATGTTCGAATCATGTGTTGTTTTAATATGGGCT
Protein-coding sequences here:
- the LOC139193631 gene encoding uncharacterized protein; translation: MQNDDFEQGLVCPSFSCYSSDKLADAAAKVCRELDHLNLVDESESGQLADCKNDSESATADEEEEDEFEFVSFQKSADQVFFDDRQIGPVFPVFNRDLLQDKSQRVLLAGGRNDKKVEDDDDGVPSSSSSEVDELEAVPPGTYCVWMPKSASAEARGKCKKSKSTGTSSSGTSSSRRWSLRDLLRRSNSEGGKNMVFLTPLSSTSKKVEDNRETKKSSGSGTGSTSGSDGPRKKPSKGSNSLSMAHEAFYVRNKTVAKDGYNKRRSYLPYRQDLVGFFASVNAMSGSFPPAL